CTTCGGAACTCTTTCACTGGTCTAGAAGCAGCCAGAGTAGACGATGAAGACTATGAAGAAGAATCATCAGCTGCAATATCTGAGCTCTTCCATGGCTTTCTGGCAATTGGTACCCTTGGTACAGACCAAGTCATTGCTGACCCGTCGACACCAACATTTGCCATCTCTGTTGAGAACATAACTGAAAAAGAAACAGAGGTGACAGAGAATGATTTGAAGCTCATCAATGATGAGTTGGAAAAGGTGCTGGGAGCTGAAGTTAAAGATGATGGTTGCAATGATTCATCTGGGAGAAACAGTCATGTAAGCACCGGAAGAAGTAGTCATGTGAGCACTGGAAGAAGTAGCCATGGTAGCACCATTACACTCAGTGGCAAGCCAATAGAAGGCCCAGAGACCAATGGGAATGGAACTACTGTCTGCCCACTCCAAGGATATCTTTTTGGGTCAGCAATTGAATTGTCAGAAACAACAACAGTGGCAAAGAAGGAACATAGGACATCTCTTGGTGAGCTGTTTCAGAGGAGTAAAATAGCAGAGGAGAATTCTGGAGCAAAGTGCGAAAGGGATGAGAGGCGAACAGAGAAGGAAGCGGATAAGTCTGCCATAAACCTGATGAAAAAGAtactgaagaaaaaaatggtCCATGCTTCTTCTAAGAGCTCTACAGCAGCTGGTGGTGGACCTCTTGATTCTGCTT
This genomic stretch from Quercus lobata isolate SW786 chromosome 3, ValleyOak3.0 Primary Assembly, whole genome shotgun sequence harbors:
- the LOC115982413 gene encoding protein LAZY 1-like, with translation MKLLGWMHRKFRQNSSEPLKDFVIGQPSLDDQQCYPKSNYGTKPFKQAQKDHHLRNSFTGLEAARVDDEDYEEESSAAISELFHGFLAIGTLGTDQVIADPSTPTFAISVENITEKETEVTENDLKLINDELEKVLGAEVKDDGCNDSSGRNSHVSTGRSSHVSTGRSSHGSTITLSGKPIEGPETNGNGTTVCPLQGYLFGSAIELSETTTVAKKEHRTSLGELFQRSKIAEENSGAKCERDERRTEKEADKSAINLMKKILKKKMVHASSKSSTAAGGGPLDSASAETKLQKILQMFHRKVHPENSIATQKSNKTQKTENKKKLTHNGDYHNGDPVPPDEEIMSYPKMALSKESIRRYKSQSNPPQFTLSSSDSNGNREHWIKTDADYLVLEL